One window from the genome of Streptomyces sp. NBC_00287 encodes:
- a CDS encoding CpaF family protein, whose amino-acid sequence MSAVDHQLVKRFRQEAGDRIAEQRRLDQVSGVTPMSSEDERQYARAVIAQILEEYARTEINAGRTPLDAETEEQYAAAVHAALFGVGRLQPLLDNPEVENIDINGCDQVFVGYSDGREAKGDPVAESDEELIELIQVLGAYSGLSSRPFDSANPQLDLRLPDGSRLSAVMDVARRPALSIRRARMGKVFISDLVGNGTVTPEVGHFLACAVRARKNIMIAGATNAGKTTLLRALANEIPGHERLITVERALELGLDTFPELHPNVVAFEERLPNSEGQGSITMAELVRRSLRMNPSRVIVGEVLGDEIVTMLNAMSQGNDGSLSTIHANSSSEVFNRISTYALQANERLPIEASQMLIAGAVNFVVFIQRRNNYQSGGRLQRMVTSIREVNGVDGRVLSSEVFAEAPDGRVVPHAPLACLEDLMAHGYRPAGTWG is encoded by the coding sequence GTGAGCGCTGTCGACCATCAGCTGGTCAAGCGGTTCCGGCAGGAGGCCGGTGACCGGATCGCCGAGCAGCGCCGCCTGGACCAGGTCAGCGGTGTCACTCCGATGTCCAGCGAGGACGAGCGGCAGTACGCCCGTGCCGTCATCGCGCAGATATTGGAGGAGTACGCCCGCACCGAGATCAACGCCGGGCGTACCCCGCTGGACGCGGAGACGGAGGAGCAGTACGCGGCGGCCGTGCATGCCGCACTGTTCGGCGTCGGGCGCCTTCAGCCGCTGCTCGACAATCCCGAGGTCGAGAACATCGACATCAACGGGTGCGATCAGGTCTTCGTCGGCTACAGCGACGGCCGTGAGGCCAAGGGCGACCCGGTAGCGGAGTCCGACGAGGAGCTCATCGAGCTCATCCAGGTGCTCGGCGCCTACTCCGGTCTGTCGTCCCGGCCCTTCGACTCCGCCAACCCCCAACTCGACCTGCGGCTGCCGGACGGTTCCCGACTGTCGGCCGTCATGGACGTGGCCCGGCGGCCCGCGCTGTCCATCCGTCGCGCGCGCATGGGCAAGGTGTTCATCTCGGATCTGGTCGGGAACGGCACGGTGACCCCCGAGGTCGGCCACTTCCTCGCCTGCGCGGTCCGCGCCCGCAAGAACATCATGATCGCGGGTGCCACCAACGCCGGTAAGACGACGCTGCTACGGGCCCTCGCCAACGAGATCCCGGGCCATGAACGTCTCATCACCGTCGAGCGCGCCCTGGAGCTCGGGCTCGACACCTTCCCCGAACTCCACCCGAACGTCGTGGCGTTCGAGGAGCGGCTGCCCAACTCCGAGGGGCAGGGCTCCATCACGATGGCGGAACTGGTCCGCCGTAGCCTCCGTATGAACCCCTCCCGCGTCATCGTCGGTGAGGTGCTCGGCGACGAGATCGTGACCATGCTCAACGCGATGTCGCAGGGCAACGACGGCTCGCTGTCCACGATCCACGCCAACAGCTCCAGCGAGGTCTTCAACCGTATTTCCACCTACGCGCTGCAGGCGAACGAGCGACTGCCCATCGAGGCCAGCCAGATGCTGATCGCGGGCGCGGTGAACTTCGTCGTCTTCATCCAGCGGCGCAACAACTACCAGAGCGGCGGCCGCCTCCAGCGCATGGTCACCTCCATCCGCGAGGTCAACGGCGTCGACGGCCGGGTGCTGTCCAGCGAGGTCTTCGCCGAGGCGCCGGACGGCCGCGTCGTTCCGCACGCCCCGCTCGCCTGCCTGGAGGACCTGATGGCGCACGGTTACCGCCCTGCCGGAACGTGGGGGTGA
- a CDS encoding type II secretion system F family protein: MGGLFSTTVLYALACGVAVGGGLALLLIAVRGLPAKPEHEKQKASERANELIRFAGQRGSLAAGVGLVVLLLTRWAVLGIAAGILVFFWDRLFGGAAEERAAMKRVEALASWTESLRDTIAGAVGLEQAIPASARAAAPVLRPHLDALVDRLRSRTPLPDALQQLADEIDDASADIIVAALILNARLRGPGLRQVLGALAKSAREEVDMRQRVMAQRASTRRSVQIVVAVSVAFVLGLSIFNREFVEPYGDPIGQLVLACVCGLFALGFLWLRKLSTIETPERFLVRDEASVQFVRPRTPSSGPQQSPFQSEEGARQ, encoded by the coding sequence ATGGGCGGCCTTTTCTCTACGACCGTCCTGTACGCGCTCGCCTGCGGTGTCGCCGTCGGCGGCGGCCTCGCGCTGCTGCTGATCGCCGTACGCGGACTGCCCGCCAAGCCCGAGCACGAGAAGCAGAAGGCCAGCGAGCGGGCCAATGAGCTGATCCGGTTCGCCGGTCAGCGCGGATCGCTCGCCGCGGGCGTAGGCCTGGTGGTGCTGCTGCTCACGCGGTGGGCCGTGCTCGGTATCGCGGCCGGCATCCTCGTCTTCTTCTGGGACCGGCTGTTCGGCGGAGCCGCCGAGGAGCGGGCCGCCATGAAGCGCGTGGAGGCCCTCGCCTCCTGGACGGAGTCGCTGCGCGACACCATCGCCGGCGCGGTCGGCCTGGAGCAGGCCATCCCGGCGTCCGCGCGGGCCGCGGCCCCGGTGCTGCGGCCGCACCTCGACGCTCTCGTCGACCGGCTGCGCTCCCGCACCCCGCTGCCCGACGCGCTCCAGCAGCTCGCCGACGAGATCGACGACGCCTCCGCCGACATCATCGTCGCCGCCCTCATCCTCAACGCTCGTCTGCGCGGCCCCGGTCTGCGGCAGGTGCTCGGCGCGCTCGCCAAGTCGGCCCGTGAAGAGGTCGACATGCGTCAGCGCGTGATGGCTCAACGGGCCTCCACGCGGCGGTCGGTGCAGATCGTCGTCGCGGTGTCGGTGGCCTTCGTGCTCGGACTGTCCATCTTCAACCGGGAGTTCGTCGAGCCTTACGGCGACCCGATCGGCCAGCTCGTCCTGGCCTGCGTCTGCGGTCTGTTCGCGCTCGGGTTCCTGTGGCTGCGGAAGCTGTCGACGATCGAGACGCCCGAGCGCTTCCTGGTGCGGGACGAGGCGTCGGTGCAGTTCGTGCGTCCGCGTACGCCTTCCAGTGGTCCCCAGCAGTCGCCGTTCCAGTCGGAAGAGGGGGCACGACAGTGA
- a CDS encoding type II secretion system F family protein: MPIVVGAVFGLGIYALVRALMPTKRSAIAQVARIDAMRARGAAYESARTTQDSGRFSSTRAEVGRRVAEFYLQQGWEQRSLRADLAVLERSWEKFLATKVLLGVAGLFFGPFLFAVVWTLGFGSSPIIPVWLALLFAVLFFFLPDVEVRRDAAEKRRDLRRVIGAYLDLVSMSLAGGRGLPEALMAAAEISDGWANQRIRSALADARITGISQWQALGSLGEELGVEELKDLSASLALVADDGAKVRESLASRAETMRHRELAEIEGSAGEKSQSMLVAQLLLCAGFLVFLIYPAAMRVFQV; this comes from the coding sequence ATGCCGATCGTCGTCGGCGCGGTCTTCGGACTTGGCATCTACGCCCTCGTCCGCGCCCTGATGCCGACCAAGCGCAGCGCGATCGCGCAGGTCGCGCGGATTGACGCGATGCGGGCGCGGGGAGCGGCGTACGAGTCGGCGCGCACCACGCAGGATTCGGGCCGGTTCTCCTCGACGCGGGCCGAAGTCGGCCGCCGTGTCGCCGAGTTCTATCTGCAGCAGGGCTGGGAGCAGCGCTCGCTGCGGGCGGACCTCGCGGTGCTGGAGCGCAGCTGGGAGAAGTTCCTGGCGACGAAGGTGCTGCTGGGCGTGGCGGGCCTGTTCTTCGGCCCCTTCCTGTTCGCGGTCGTATGGACCCTTGGTTTCGGCAGCAGCCCGATCATCCCGGTGTGGCTGGCCCTGCTGTTCGCGGTGCTCTTCTTCTTCCTCCCCGATGTGGAGGTACGGCGGGACGCGGCCGAGAAGCGGCGTGACCTGCGGCGCGTGATCGGCGCCTACCTGGACCTGGTGTCGATGAGCCTGGCGGGCGGACGAGGTCTTCCCGAGGCGCTGATGGCGGCGGCGGAGATCTCCGACGGCTGGGCCAACCAGCGCATCCGCAGCGCCCTCGCCGACGCCCGGATCACCGGCATCAGCCAGTGGCAGGCACTGGGCTCGCTGGGCGAGGAGCTCGGGGTCGAGGAGCTGAAGGACCTCTCCGCCTCCCTGGCCCTGGTCGCCGACGACGGTGCGAAGGTCCGTGAGTCCCTCGCCTCCCGCGCCGAGACCATGCGGCACCGCGAACTCGCCGAGATCGAGGGCAGCGCGGGCGAGAAGTCCCAGTCGATGCTCGTGGCGCAGCTGCTGCTGTGCGCCGGCTTCCTGGTGTTCCTGATCTATCCGGCCGCCATGCGCGTGTTCCAGGTCTGA
- a CDS encoding TadE family protein produces MRTWVRRRREEVSARGDSGMTAIEFVLLTPVLFFMIFATVQFALYFFADHVAQAAAQAGARKARATADAQPGGWRGEARTVVNSYIDQLGPALVLSPDVKMLQPEQNTVGVEITAKVPSVFPGLDFTVHAQSAGPVERFVPEGEN; encoded by the coding sequence ATGCGGACATGGGTACGCCGTCGACGGGAGGAAGTCTCGGCGCGCGGCGACTCCGGCATGACCGCGATCGAGTTCGTGCTGCTGACCCCCGTCCTGTTCTTCATGATCTTCGCGACCGTACAGTTCGCGCTGTACTTCTTCGCCGACCATGTGGCCCAGGCGGCGGCTCAGGCGGGCGCCCGCAAGGCACGTGCCACGGCGGACGCGCAGCCGGGTGGCTGGCGCGGTGAGGCCCGTACGGTCGTCAACAGCTACATCGACCAGCTGGGCCCGGCGCTGGTGCTGTCGCCGGATGTGAAGATGCTCCAGCCGGAGCAGAACACGGTGGGCGTGGAGATCACCGCGAAGGTGCCGTCGGTGTTCCCGGGGCTGGACTTCACGGTGCATGCGCAGTCGGCGGGGCCGGTGGAGCGGTTCGTGCCGGAGGGGGAGAACTGA
- a CDS encoding TadE/TadG family type IV pilus assembly protein has protein sequence MRSLREDRGLSTIEVVILAPVMMLFILVLVAFGQLVDGRGALDGAARDAARAGSIQKDHGTAMNEARKAAAANLADVCSGPVTVTQTSTGFDPEVDPLFSVQVSCKVRGLAMLGLDIDPTMDATFSSPLDPFRRSA, from the coding sequence ATGCGGTCCCTTCGGGAGGACCGGGGCTTGTCCACCATCGAGGTGGTGATCCTTGCCCCGGTGATGATGCTGTTCATCCTGGTGCTGGTGGCGTTCGGCCAACTGGTCGACGGCCGGGGCGCATTGGACGGCGCCGCGCGCGACGCGGCCCGCGCCGGCTCCATCCAGAAGGACCACGGCACGGCGATGAACGAGGCGCGCAAGGCGGCCGCCGCGAACCTGGCGGACGTCTGCTCGGGCCCGGTGACGGTGACACAGACGAGCACGGGCTTCGACCCGGAGGTCGACCCCCTCTTCTCTGTCCAGGTCAGCTGCAAGGTCAGGGGCCTGGCGATGCTGGGCCTGGACATCGACCCGACCATGGACGCAACCTTCAGCTCACCGCTGGACCCGTTCAGGAGGTCGGCGTGA
- a CDS encoding pilus assembly protein TadG-related protein: MRAWFSRVRAGLDDRGSGAGAVIIFALVFLSLSAFVIDGGMSISKRERAADIAEQAARYAAQDIDREALYDNEGGPAPINYQNCDARVKAFAREMDMSGADIAATRCVAADVDQVQVEVQLTYSPVFTGMFYGGDVIVRGEAVAENEVG, encoded by the coding sequence GTGAGAGCGTGGTTCTCGCGGGTCCGCGCGGGGCTGGACGACCGGGGTTCGGGCGCGGGCGCGGTGATCATCTTCGCGCTGGTGTTCCTGTCCCTCTCGGCCTTCGTCATCGACGGAGGCATGTCCATCTCGAAGCGCGAACGAGCGGCCGACATCGCGGAACAGGCGGCCCGCTACGCCGCCCAGGACATCGACCGCGAGGCCCTCTACGACAACGAGGGCGGCCCCGCCCCGATCAACTACCAGAACTGCGACGCCCGAGTGAAGGCCTTCGCCCGCGAGATGGACATGTCGGGCGCGGACATCGCGGCGACGCGGTGTGTGGCGGCGGACGTGGACCAGGTACAGGTCGAGGTCCAGCTGACGTACTCCCCGGTCTTCACCGGGATGTTCTACGGCGGCGACGTGATCGTCCGCGGCGAGGCCGTGGCCGAGAACGAGGTGGGCTGA